The nucleotide sequence GCATCTTCTTTACTCACCCACAACTGCGCCCCGGATGCTTGCTGCAATACTGCCAGGCCCCCAGCATGGTCGAAGTGCGCATGCGAGTTAAGGAGGATTTTCACGTCGGTGATGCGAAATCCGAGGGTCGCAATGTTCTTTAGGATCATTGGGGCGGTTCCGGGGTAGCCGCCATCCAGGAGCACGTGGCCTTCGGGGCCGGTGAGCAGAAAGGACGTGACGTCGCGGGAGCCCACGTAGTAAAGGTTGCCCGCAATGCGGAACGGTTGCCGAGGCAGCTGCCCACCGTTGTTGATGGCCGACTTCCACTTTGGAAAAACCAGCAGAGCCACCACCGCCAGAATAAGCACAATACCAGCTATAACCTGCCGCTTGCGAGTCTGGCTGTTACTTGCTTTTTCCGTGCTATTCATGGTAATAGCCTGCTGCTTCTTGAGTGGAGTTCAGTCTGCTTGTTTACGTACTCAAAAGTACTTTGTTTCTCAAAGTAAACAAGTAGTTTTCAATGAATTTTATTTCTCCTATCTATCAGCCTTACAGAAAGCTACCCCCGCCGCATGGTTTGTCTCTCGCCTGGCTGCTTCAGGAAAGGCACGTCGTTCGATACCGCAAGCAGCGTACTGTGGTGGTGGTTGGGGGCGACTGTAATACCCAGGACCCAGAGCACAAGGTTGCCGGCGGGCAACGGAACCGCTCCGCCGGCCTACGTGCTACCTTAAGGTGCGCAGCAGGAAGGCCCGCCTAAACAGGAGAACTGGCGGCGGTGCATTGCTGTGCTTGATAAGATCCGTGGGAGAGTGTTCTACGGATTGTCTATATTCAGCCAGATGCTTATCCGGTCACTCTCAACCCAGCCCAACTTATGGACACCGCTACCCTTTTAGGCCCTTTGAAAGATGCCACCCGCCGCGAAGTAGGTGGCGTGCAGGTTGACGTAGTACGCACCGGTAATTCGCGGGTGAAGCGGGTGGTATACCCAGTGGGCTTCCGGTGGTCGAAAGACTTGAAGCCGGTGATTGGAACGGAGCTATGCCAACATGCCCACGTTGGGTTTCTGGCCGCCGGCAAGCTAGGTATTCAGTATGCCGATGGTACGCAAGAAGAGTACGTAGCCCCGCAGGTGGTAGCCATTGCGCCCGGCCACGACGGCTGGGTGATAGGAGAGGAGCCGGCGATACTTATCGAGTTCGACTTCGAGGGCGAAACCGTAGAGCGCCTGGGGTTGAAACGGGCATAATCAAGGCCTTCGCACGCCGAAGCGTGTTAGCTTACCACCGTACCGCACAATGCCTCCCAGCTTTCAGTTGCTGGGAGGCGTTGGCCGCTGTAGCGAGGCTGCTTATTTGCCAACCGGATGCAGTTGGGTGTTCATGAGCGTGGCCAGCACTGAATCGGGGAGGAGCAGGCTGGAGAAGAAGTTGACTTTCGCGCCGAGGGTGGGTAGGGAACGAGCCGCACCGTCCATCAGGGCATCGTAGCCTTCTTCGGCTACGTCGCGGGCCGAAACGGTGTGACTGGCAGCCCGGGTGTTTTCGGCGTGGGCCACATGGAAGAAGTTGGTAGCAGTAGGCGGCGGGCAGAGGATGGTCATG is from Hymenobacter tibetensis and encodes:
- a CDS encoding cupin domain-containing protein, with protein sequence MDTATLLGPLKDATRREVGGVQVDVVRTGNSRVKRVVYPVGFRWSKDLKPVIGTELCQHAHVGFLAAGKLGIQYADGTQEEYVAPQVVAIAPGHDGWVIGEEPAILIEFDFEGETVERLGLKRA